One genomic region from Rhizomicrobium palustre encodes:
- a CDS encoding DUF885 family protein, giving the protein MLNRRQMLATTAAAAAVTLPGAAAPAAEAAKANALYETIMDEVMQMAPEFATSLGVDTGAKASYRFKLGARGLKARAEGTKLDASILKRLKAINRPALTGIDATNYDAVLYGAEQSADADTRFTNYGGLAGPYAINQLGGAYHDLPDFLDSQHPIETKDDADAFLARLAGFATALDEESEAVRHDVAAGVTPPDFVIAGTLKQMGNLRSPAADKAVMVASLVRRTTEKKIAGNWGADATKIVAEKVYPALDRQIALFESLKAKAVHDGGVWRLPKGDEYYAASLANQTTTNMSPAEVHKLGLEVVAECTAQIDAIMKANGLTKGTVGQRLRGMYEDKQKFVYPNTDEGKEKLIADLNVKVAEVQKRLPQYFATLPKAPVEIKRVPKYIESGAPGGYYQNATLDGKRPGAYYINLRDTAEQPSFTLPTLTYHEAIPGHHLQISIAQETDLPLIRRIGGYNAYVEGWALYAEQLAVEMGLYDNDPWGHIGQLHDAMFRGVRLVVDSGMHQMKWSREKALSYFTDTLGDPEGAAISEIERYCVWPGQACGYMVGKRTILKLRERAKTALGAKFDIKAFHDAVLKSGALPLDTLGKVIDSYIVTAKA; this is encoded by the coding sequence GTGCTGAACCGCCGCCAAATGCTGGCCACCACTGCCGCGGCCGCCGCCGTCACCCTTCCAGGCGCTGCCGCCCCCGCCGCCGAGGCGGCCAAGGCCAACGCCCTCTATGAGACCATCATGGATGAGGTGATGCAGATGGCGCCGGAATTTGCCACCAGCTTAGGAGTGGATACCGGCGCCAAAGCCTCTTACCGCTTCAAGCTCGGTGCCCGCGGCCTCAAGGCCCGCGCAGAAGGCACCAAGCTCGACGCTTCTATCCTCAAGCGCCTGAAGGCCATCAACCGCCCCGCCCTCACCGGCATCGATGCCACCAATTACGACGCCGTCCTCTATGGCGCGGAACAATCCGCCGACGCCGATACGCGCTTCACCAATTATGGCGGGCTTGCCGGCCCCTATGCCATCAACCAGCTCGGTGGCGCCTATCACGATCTTCCCGACTTCCTGGACAGTCAGCATCCCATCGAGACCAAAGATGACGCCGACGCCTTCCTCGCCCGCCTGGCAGGCTTTGCCACGGCCCTGGACGAAGAGAGCGAAGCAGTGCGCCACGACGTGGCCGCAGGCGTCACCCCGCCCGATTTCGTCATCGCTGGCACGCTGAAGCAGATGGGCAATCTGCGCAGCCCTGCGGCAGACAAAGCCGTGATGGTCGCCTCGCTCGTCCGGCGCACCACGGAAAAGAAAATCGCCGGCAATTGGGGCGCGGACGCCACCAAGATCGTCGCCGAGAAAGTCTATCCCGCACTCGACCGCCAAATCGCCCTCTTCGAAAGCCTGAAAGCCAAAGCCGTGCATGACGGCGGCGTCTGGCGCCTTCCCAAGGGCGATGAATATTACGCCGCCTCTCTTGCCAACCAGACCACCACCAATATGAGCCCGGCCGAAGTCCACAAGCTTGGCCTTGAGGTGGTCGCCGAATGCACCGCGCAAATCGATGCCATCATGAAGGCCAATGGCCTGACCAAAGGCACGGTCGGTCAGCGTCTGCGCGGCATGTATGAGGACAAGCAGAAATTCGTTTATCCGAATACGGATGAAGGCAAGGAAAAGCTGATTGCGGACCTGAATGTGAAGGTCGCCGAGGTGCAAAAGCGCTTGCCGCAGTATTTCGCGACCCTTCCCAAAGCGCCGGTCGAGATCAAACGCGTGCCCAAATATATCGAAAGCGGCGCGCCGGGCGGCTATTATCAGAACGCCACGCTCGACGGAAAACGCCCCGGCGCCTACTACATCAACCTGCGCGACACGGCCGAACAGCCGAGCTTCACCCTGCCCACCCTCACCTATCACGAAGCCATTCCGGGCCACCATTTGCAGATCTCGATTGCCCAGGAAACTGATTTGCCGCTGATCCGGCGCATCGGCGGGTATAACGCCTATGTCGAAGGCTGGGCCCTCTATGCCGAACAGCTGGCTGTCGAAATGGGGCTTTATGACAACGACCCTTGGGGTCATATCGGCCAGCTCCACGACGCCATGTTCCGCGGCGTGCGCCTGGTGGTCGATTCCGGCATGCATCAGATGAAATGGAGCCGCGAAAAGGCGCTTTCCTATTTCACCGACACGCTGGGAGATCCCGAAGGGGCGGCGATTTCGGAAATCGAGCGCTATTGCGTCTGGCCGGGCCAGGCTTGCGGCTACATGGTCGGCAAGCGCACGATTCTGAAGCTGCGTGAGCGCGCCAAGACGGCGCTGGGCGCCAAATTCGATATCAAGGCCTTCCACGACGCGGTGCTGAAATCGGGCGCCCTGCCACTCGACACGCTGGGTAAGGTGATCGACAGCTATATCGTCACCGCCAAGGCCTGA
- a CDS encoding M1 family metallopeptidase, with translation MMVRCVAALIGAVLAILPASAEVPKERIVLPRAVVPLHYDLAIVPNAEKKTFTATVSIRLKVETATSDIVLNAADLDLKSVHLSGRKAAPEISFDKAQETASFHFAKPVSPGEYTLSIAYSGSINDSPAGLFVLDYDTKAGKKRALFTQFENSDARRFVPSWDEPGVKASFTLTATLPQAELAVSNMPIASEAKLPGGLKKVTFAPSPKMSSYLLFYGQGDFERVSRQVGDVDVGVIVKRGDKERASYALDAASEILPYYNAYFGTPYPLPKLDMIAGPGQSQFFGAMENWGAIFYFERALLIDPKISDEASRRSVFSVIAHEVAHQWFGDLVTMAWWDDLWLNEGFASWMQNKAAEALHPDWKPWMATVARKDGVLSSDARVGTHPIIQPIHDVQQASQAFDDITYSKGAAVIRMLENYLGEESFRAGVRSYMKRYAYSNTVTDDLWGELQKASGQPVAEFAHDFTLQAGVPLIRVSRTATGLSLTQSRFAVDESGAVKQNWHVPVIVAGFDGRPIWRGLVGSAPVSVAVPAGSMAVVNAGQAGYYRTLYDPEMFAALASKFGALSSYDQLGLLNDSGALSRAGLEPVADLLALLSNASTQMDPVVQQAISDHISSLVWLFKDLPGEARAKAFGGAVLSPLFAKVGWDAKPGEDRNTALLRNQLIEALGASVGDPATLAETRKRFAAFLKDKNSLSPAIRSTLLSVVAHTADAVTWEDLHHLARTAESSLEKQEYYPLLAWAEDKAVAQKALDLAMSDEPPATMKPSMIAMVAKNHPQMAFDFAVAHKAELDALIEPASRNQFYVRLFASARDTAIQPKLDAFAEANIPQSARAIVVRIKGGIAVAAKRRAEAAPKIDAWLITRCKGEGAETVCTK, from the coding sequence ATGATGGTAAGGTGCGTGGCGGCGCTGATCGGCGCCGTTTTGGCTATTCTGCCGGCTTCCGCCGAGGTGCCTAAGGAGCGGATCGTTCTGCCAAGGGCCGTCGTGCCGCTCCATTATGACCTTGCCATCGTTCCCAATGCCGAAAAGAAGACTTTTACGGCCACGGTCTCAATCCGGCTGAAGGTGGAGACGGCGACGAGCGATATCGTGCTCAACGCGGCCGATCTCGATCTCAAATCCGTGCATCTTTCCGGCCGTAAGGCTGCGCCAGAGATCTCCTTCGACAAGGCGCAGGAAACGGCGAGCTTCCATTTCGCAAAACCGGTCAGCCCTGGCGAGTACACGCTCTCCATTGCTTATAGCGGCAGCATCAATGATTCCCCCGCAGGGTTGTTCGTGCTCGACTACGATACCAAAGCCGGCAAGAAGCGCGCGCTCTTCACTCAATTCGAGAATTCCGACGCCCGCCGTTTTGTCCCCTCCTGGGATGAGCCCGGCGTAAAGGCGAGCTTCACGCTCACTGCGACGCTGCCGCAAGCCGAGCTGGCGGTATCCAATATGCCAATCGCTTCTGAGGCAAAGCTGCCGGGCGGGCTCAAGAAGGTGACCTTCGCGCCCTCACCTAAAATGTCGTCCTATCTGCTCTTCTATGGTCAGGGAGACTTCGAGCGCGTGTCGCGCCAGGTCGGCGATGTCGATGTCGGCGTGATCGTGAAACGCGGCGATAAGGAGCGAGCCTCCTATGCGCTCGACGCGGCCAGCGAGATCTTGCCCTATTACAACGCCTATTTCGGTACGCCCTATCCGTTGCCCAAGCTCGACATGATTGCAGGACCGGGCCAGAGCCAGTTTTTTGGTGCGATGGAAAACTGGGGTGCGATTTTCTATTTCGAGCGGGCACTGCTCATCGATCCCAAGATCTCCGACGAAGCGAGTCGGCGCAGCGTCTTTTCGGTGATCGCGCATGAAGTGGCGCATCAGTGGTTTGGCGATCTTGTCACCATGGCGTGGTGGGATGATCTTTGGCTGAACGAAGGCTTTGCTTCCTGGATGCAGAACAAAGCGGCTGAGGCGCTGCATCCGGATTGGAAGCCCTGGATGGCGACCGTCGCCCGCAAAGATGGCGTGCTCAGCAGCGATGCCCGTGTCGGCACGCACCCCATCATTCAGCCCATTCATGACGTGCAGCAGGCGAGCCAGGCCTTTGACGACATCACCTATTCCAAAGGCGCCGCGGTGATTCGGATGCTCGAGAACTATCTCGGTGAGGAGAGTTTTCGCGCCGGGGTGCGCAGCTATATGAAGCGCTACGCCTATTCCAACACTGTCACCGATGATCTTTGGGGCGAGCTGCAAAAAGCATCCGGCCAGCCGGTCGCCGAATTCGCGCATGATTTCACGCTGCAAGCCGGCGTGCCGTTGATTCGCGTCTCGCGGACTGCAACCGGGCTCAGCCTCACGCAATCGCGCTTTGCTGTCGACGAGAGCGGAGCGGTTAAGCAGAACTGGCATGTGCCAGTGATCGTGGCTGGCTTTGATGGCAGGCCCATTTGGCGCGGGCTTGTCGGCAGCGCGCCGGTGAGCGTAGCGGTGCCAGCTGGCAGTATGGCTGTCGTCAATGCGGGCCAGGCGGGCTATTACCGCACGCTCTATGATCCTGAAATGTTTGCCGCGCTCGCATCCAAATTCGGTGCGCTTTCCTCCTATGATCAACTCGGCCTTTTGAACGATAGCGGCGCGCTCAGCAGAGCGGGGCTGGAGCCCGTGGCCGATCTGCTGGCGCTTCTTTCCAACGCGAGCACGCAGATGGATCCGGTCGTGCAGCAGGCGATTTCGGACCATATCTCGAGCCTGGTTTGGTTGTTCAAGGATCTTCCGGGAGAGGCGCGGGCCAAGGCCTTTGGCGGTGCGGTTTTATCGCCGCTTTTTGCCAAGGTGGGATGGGATGCAAAGCCGGGCGAAGATCGCAACACCGCGCTTTTGCGCAACCAGTTGATCGAAGCGCTTGGGGCCTCTGTGGGCGATCCCGCGACGCTGGCAGAAACGCGCAAGCGCTTTGCGGCTTTTCTCAAGGATAAGAACAGCCTTTCCCCCGCTATTCGCTCCACGCTGCTGAGCGTGGTTGCGCATACGGCGGATGCGGTAACCTGGGAAGATCTGCATCATCTCGCCCGCACCGCCGAAAGCTCTCTGGAAAAGCAGGAGTATTACCCGCTGCTCGCCTGGGCCGAAGACAAGGCTGTAGCGCAGAAAGCGCTGGATTTGGCGATGTCGGATGAGCCACCTGCCACCATGAAGCCCAGCATGATCGCGATGGTGGCAAAGAATCATCCTCAAATGGCGTTTGATTTCGCCGTCGCGCATAAGGCTGAGCTTGACGCACTGATCGAGCCGGCAAGCCGCAATCAGTTCTATGTGCGTCTGTTCGCGAGCGCACGTGACACGGCCATCCAGCCCAAGCTTGATGCGTTTGCAGAAGCCAATATTCCGCAAAGCGCCAGGGCGATTGTGGTGCGAATCAAAGGCGGCATCGCTGTCGCGGCGAAGCGGCGGGCAGAAGCTGCGCCAAAGATCGACGCTTGGCTGATCACCCGCTGCAAAGGTGAAGGGGCCGAGACGGTTTGCACCAAGTAA